From Ancylobacter pratisalsi, one genomic window encodes:
- the purF gene encoding amidophosphoribosyltransferase has translation MAHIAVDDVVSKSGNPDDFYDDYGDTLREECGVFGIYGHPDAATITALGLHALQHRGQEAAGITTYDGQRFHSERRLGLVSDAFSDAETMKRLPGQIAVGHVRYSTTGETILRNVQPLFAELDGGGFAIAHNGNLTNGLTLRRQLIRDGAICQSTSDTEVMLHLVARSKRARFTERFVDALAEIEGAYAFVGLTNKKLVGARDPLGIRPLVLGELDGHPILTSETCALDIIGARHVRDIDPGEVIVFSSDKVETLRPFGAVRPRPCIFEYIYFARPDSVVGGRSVYQVRKNMGLQLATEAPADADVVVPVPDSGVPAAIGYAQAANIPYELGIIRNHYVGRTFIQPTQSIRDQGVRMKHSANRSVVEGKRIVLIDDSLVRGTTSVKIVRMMREAGAREVHFRISSPPITHPDYYGIDTPDRDKLLAATHDLEGMRRYIGADSLAFLSIDGIYKAMGYQGRDPVQPQFTDHCFTGEYPTALTDRVGEVSPRQLSLLAEAS, from the coding sequence ATGGCCCATATAGCCGTTGATGACGTGGTGTCGAAATCGGGAAATCCCGACGATTTCTATGATGATTACGGCGATACGCTGCGCGAGGAGTGCGGTGTCTTCGGGATATACGGCCATCCAGATGCCGCCACCATTACCGCGTTGGGACTGCACGCTCTGCAGCATCGCGGGCAAGAAGCGGCCGGCATAACCACTTATGACGGCCAGCGTTTTCACTCCGAACGCCGCCTCGGCCTTGTGAGTGACGCGTTTTCCGATGCCGAGACGATGAAGCGCCTTCCGGGCCAGATCGCCGTCGGTCATGTGCGCTATTCGACCACCGGCGAGACGATCCTGCGCAATGTGCAGCCACTTTTCGCCGAGCTTGACGGCGGCGGCTTCGCTATCGCTCACAACGGAAATCTCACCAACGGCCTGACGCTTCGCCGTCAGCTCATCCGCGACGGGGCGATCTGTCAGTCCACATCAGATACCGAGGTGATGCTTCACCTCGTTGCCCGCTCCAAGCGCGCGCGTTTTACGGAACGTTTTGTCGATGCGCTGGCTGAAATCGAGGGCGCCTACGCTTTTGTCGGACTCACCAACAAGAAGCTCGTCGGCGCGCGGGACCCGCTTGGCATTCGTCCGCTTGTGCTGGGCGAGCTCGACGGCCACCCCATTCTGACCTCCGAGACCTGCGCGCTGGACATAATTGGTGCGCGTCATGTGCGGGACATCGATCCTGGGGAGGTGATCGTTTTCTCATCGGACAAGGTCGAAACGCTGCGCCCCTTTGGAGCCGTCCGGCCGCGTCCCTGCATCTTCGAGTACATCTATTTCGCCAGGCCGGATTCGGTTGTGGGCGGGCGCTCGGTGTATCAGGTGCGCAAGAACATGGGGTTGCAACTCGCGACCGAGGCGCCGGCAGACGCGGACGTTGTCGTGCCTGTGCCGGATTCCGGCGTACCCGCCGCCATCGGTTATGCGCAGGCCGCCAACATCCCCTATGAGCTCGGCATCATACGTAACCACTATGTCGGGCGGACCTTCATTCAGCCGACACAGTCGATCCGCGACCAGGGAGTGCGCATGAAGCACTCGGCGAACCGATCGGTCGTCGAAGGCAAGCGCATCGTTCTCATCGACGACAGCCTCGTTCGCGGAACGACATCGGTCAAAATCGTGCGCATGATGCGTGAAGCTGGCGCGCGCGAGGTGCATTTCCGCATTTCGTCCCCGCCCATCACCCACCCGGACTATTACGGCATCGACACGCCGGACCGTGACAAGCTGCTTGCCGCAACCCACGATCTTGAAGGCATGCGCCGCTACATCGGCGCCGATAGCCTCGCCTTCCTGTCCATCGACGGCATCTACAAGGCCATGGGCTATCAGGGACGCGATCCGGTGCAACCTCAGTTCACCGATCATTGTTTCACGGGCGAATATCCCACCGCCCTGACAGATCGCGTGGGCGAAGTCTCGCCGCGTCAGCTCTCCCTCCTGGCTGAGGCGAGCTGA
- the der gene encoding ribosome biogenesis GTPase Der, translated as MTMTLAIVGRPNVGKSTLFNRLVGKRLALVDDRPGVTRDRREGEGRLGHLSFRVIDTAGLEEAKVESLEGRMRAQTETAIEDADILLFLIDSKAGITPSDQFFADLARRSGKHTILIANKSEARGSQAGTLDAYSLGLGDPVEISAEHGDGMAELVRALAVCVPDEGDEEDEDPDGGRRIRVAVLGRPNAGKSTLINSLLGEDRLLTGPEAGITRDSISVDVERHGVSLRVFDTAGMRKRARIEDKLEKLSVADGLRAARFAEVVVILMDATHPFEEQDLRIVDLVEREGRAVVIALSKSDLVPDRSGFAKKMREETDHWLPQVKGAPVVLVSGLTGDGLEKLVRGIQSAYQVWNKRVATNPLNRWLGEMTSEHPPPAVSGRRIKLRYMTQSKARPPSFVIFCSRADALPESYLRYLVNNLRTSFDLPGVPIRLTLREKDNPYAEKD; from the coding sequence ATGACGATGACCCTCGCCATCGTTGGCCGGCCGAATGTCGGCAAGTCGACGCTTTTCAACCGCCTCGTCGGCAAGCGCCTCGCGCTGGTTGACGACAGGCCCGGCGTCACACGAGACCGTCGCGAGGGCGAGGGACGGCTTGGCCATTTGTCGTTCCGTGTCATCGACACCGCCGGCCTCGAGGAGGCCAAGGTGGAGTCGCTTGAGGGGCGCATGAGGGCGCAAACCGAAACGGCGATCGAAGACGCCGATATCCTGCTTTTCCTGATTGATTCCAAGGCAGGCATCACGCCCTCGGACCAGTTTTTCGCGGATCTTGCGCGCCGTTCCGGCAAACACACGATTCTCATCGCGAACAAGAGCGAGGCCAGGGGCTCCCAGGCGGGCACCCTGGACGCCTACTCGCTCGGCCTCGGTGATCCGGTTGAGATTTCCGCCGAACACGGCGACGGCATGGCTGAGCTCGTGCGCGCGCTCGCCGTATGCGTCCCTGATGAAGGTGATGAAGAGGACGAAGACCCCGACGGCGGTCGGCGTATCCGCGTCGCGGTCTTGGGTCGGCCCAACGCTGGCAAGTCGACGCTGATCAATTCACTGCTCGGCGAAGACCGTCTGCTCACGGGCCCGGAGGCAGGTATCACGCGCGATTCCATTTCCGTTGATGTGGAGCGCCACGGTGTATCGCTGCGCGTCTTCGATACCGCCGGCATGCGCAAGCGTGCGCGTATTGAGGACAAGCTTGAGAAGCTCTCCGTTGCGGATGGACTTCGCGCGGCTCGCTTTGCGGAGGTCGTGGTGATCCTTATGGACGCCACCCATCCATTTGAAGAGCAGGACCTGCGTATCGTCGATCTCGTGGAGCGCGAGGGACGGGCGGTCGTGATCGCACTTTCGAAATCGGATCTGGTCCCCGATCGTTCAGGCTTCGCCAAGAAAATGCGCGAGGAGACCGATCATTGGCTTCCCCAGGTCAAGGGGGCACCGGTGGTGCTGGTTTCCGGCCTGACGGGTGATGGTCTTGAGAAGCTGGTGCGCGGCATCCAATCCGCCTATCAGGTCTGGAACAAGCGCGTGGCCACCAACCCGCTCAACCGTTGGCTTGGCGAGATGACGAGCGAGCATCCGCCACCGGCTGTTTCGGGCCGGCGAATAAAGCTGCGCTACATGACGCAGTCCAAGGCGCGTCCGCCGAGCTTCGTGATTTTCTGCTCACGTGCCGACGCGCTGCCCGAGAGCTATCTGCGTTATCTGGTGAATAATCTGCGCACCAGTTTCGACCTGCCCGGCGTACCCATCCGGCTGACGTTGCGGGAAAAGGACAATCCTTACGCGGAGAAGGACTAG
- a CDS encoding SDR family NAD(P)-dependent oxidoreductase, whose translation MTDTDPVRTARPLEGSYALVTGATRGIGKAISITLAAAGAHVIAVGRTSGALEELDDTIIKAGSTATLVPLDLKDGPGIDRLGGALYERFGRLDIFVGNAGVLGPMTPLAQVEPKEWEDALAVNLTANWRLVRSLDPLLRLSAAGRAVMVSSGAAHKARAFWGTYAVTKAGVEVLARTWAAEVANISKLKVNLVNPGPIRTRMRAKAFPSEDPETLPSPEELAAAILPLCLPELEETGKLYDFPSRAFKEFPLPA comes from the coding sequence ATGACCGACACTGACCCGGTGCGCACCGCGCGTCCGCTCGAAGGAAGCTACGCCCTTGTAACGGGCGCCACCCGCGGCATCGGCAAGGCCATATCGATTACCCTTGCAGCGGCGGGCGCCCATGTGATCGCCGTCGGTCGGACCTCCGGGGCACTGGAGGAATTGGACGACACCATCATAAAGGCCGGTTCCACCGCCACGCTTGTCCCCCTAGACCTGAAGGATGGACCGGGCATCGATCGCCTCGGGGGCGCGCTTTACGAGCGCTTCGGCCGTCTCGACATTTTCGTGGGTAACGCTGGCGTGCTCGGTCCTATGACGCCGCTTGCGCAGGTCGAGCCCAAAGAATGGGAAGATGCGCTGGCGGTCAATCTCACCGCGAATTGGCGGCTGGTACGCTCGCTCGACCCCCTGTTGAGGCTCTCCGCGGCCGGGCGCGCCGTAATGGTCTCGTCAGGCGCGGCGCACAAGGCACGCGCCTTCTGGGGCACGTATGCCGTCACCAAGGCAGGTGTCGAGGTGCTGGCACGAACCTGGGCCGCCGAGGTCGCCAACATCTCGAAGCTCAAAGTGAACCTCGTGAATCCCGGCCCGATACGCACCCGGATGCGGGCCAAGGCATTCCCGAGCGAGGATCCCGAGACGCTTCCCTCCCCCGAGGAACTCGCGGCAGCGATTTTGCCGCTCTGCCTTCCGGAACTTGAGGAAACGGGCAAGCTCTACGACTTCCCGAGCCGCGCGTTCAAGGAATTCCCGCTACCCGCATGA
- a CDS encoding tetratricopeptide repeat protein: protein MADIFHEIDEDLRRERFSRLWNRFGIYIIAAAVLIVVGVAGWRTYEWWKLEQEQAVGARFEAALKLATEGKHGEAEAAFTEIEKDGTAGYRTLARFRAATELAASDRTSAVADFDAIAADSSVPFLMRDMARVRAAVLLVDTAPLAEIESRLGTLDTPEDAFRHSARELIGLAQYKAGDYKAAAATFAKILNDGQTPPGLRQRADLILALATASDATPAVAAPPVPAAEAETPATAAPAVQ, encoded by the coding sequence ATGGCCGACATCTTCCACGAGATCGACGAGGACCTTCGTCGCGAGCGGTTCAGCCGCCTTTGGAACCGTTTTGGCATCTACATCATTGCCGCGGCGGTGCTGATCGTTGTCGGCGTTGCTGGCTGGCGCACCTATGAATGGTGGAAGCTTGAGCAGGAGCAGGCTGTTGGTGCCCGTTTCGAGGCGGCTCTCAAGCTGGCCACGGAAGGCAAGCATGGCGAGGCCGAGGCGGCGTTCACCGAGATCGAGAAGGACGGGACGGCAGGTTATCGCACGCTCGCGCGTTTCCGCGCCGCGACTGAACTTGCGGCTTCGGATCGCACGAGTGCGGTTGCCGACTTTGACGCCATCGCCGCCGATTCCAGCGTCCCCTTTCTGATGCGCGACATGGCGCGTGTACGGGCCGCCGTGCTGCTCGTCGATACCGCACCGCTTGCCGAGATCGAGAGCCGGCTGGGTACGCTCGACACGCCGGAGGATGCCTTTCGCCATTCCGCCCGCGAATTGATCGGCCTGGCACAGTACAAGGCTGGCGACTACAAGGCCGCTGCGGCGACCTTCGCCAAGATTCTCAACGATGGCCAGACGCCTCCCGGGCTACGACAGCGCGCCGACCTGATCCTCGCGCTGGCAACCGCTTCCGATGCGACACCGGCCGTTGCGGCGCCGCCCGTTCCGGCGGCAGAAGCAGAGACGCCGGCCACGGCTGCGCCGGCAGTGCAGTAG
- a CDS encoding CvpA family protein gives MDLTLLDIILIAVMVISGLLAMVRGLVREVFAIASWVIAAGVTLYGYPLVLPYAKQHIANDTFAMAATVGAVFLLTLLIVSIITVRISDLVLDSRIGALDRTLGFLFGLARGFLIMVVALLFFNWLVQNEQGQPDWIRDARSKVVLQSAGDWLISVLPEDPESLIREIKNSKEAEPIEPPPEPFNPGPATPSTPTAP, from the coding sequence ATTGATTTGACTCTTCTCGACATCATCCTCATCGCCGTGATGGTGATCTCTGGCCTGCTGGCGATGGTGCGCGGGCTGGTCCGAGAGGTCTTTGCCATCGCCTCCTGGGTTATCGCCGCAGGCGTGACGCTGTACGGCTACCCGCTGGTTCTGCCCTACGCCAAGCAGCACATCGCCAACGATACCTTCGCCATGGCGGCAACTGTCGGCGCCGTGTTCCTGCTCACGCTCCTGATCGTATCGATCATCACCGTGCGCATCTCGGATCTGGTTCTGGACAGCCGAATCGGCGCCCTCGACAGGACGCTGGGCTTTCTTTTCGGGCTCGCTCGCGGATTCCTGATAATGGTGGTGGCCTTACTGTTCTTCAACTGGTTGGTCCAGAATGAACAGGGTCAGCCGGACTGGATACGCGACGCGCGGTCCAAGGTGGTCTTGCAAAGTGCGGGTGACTGGCTCATTTCCGTCTTGCCGGAAGATCCTGAGAGCCTGATCCGCGAGATCAAGAACTCGAAGGAAGCGGAGCCGATAGAGCCACCGCCGGAGCCGTTTAACCCGGGTCCGGCGACTCCATCGACGCCGACGGCGCCGTAA